In Diceros bicornis minor isolate mBicDic1 chromosome 38, mDicBic1.mat.cur, whole genome shotgun sequence, the sequence AGTAAAATACAAACATGTGATAAATACTATTTGTTGTGATTAATAGCTCAGTTTATTAACTTTTAATAAAGTAAAACTTGATAGTGAAAATAATGTACTagaaacagctttttaaaagcttttttatgatatGCTTACAAACGGTCAGACACGGGCGAAAACATCCTCCACAATGACAACACAACAAACCCGTCTCCTGTGAGTAAAGCTCAACACTGCGGATAAGCTGTTAAAGCCACGTTAGCTTCTTGACACCACGGGGATCAGACTTGGAAACTGGATGAGGTACTTCTACACCTCCCGGGTCTTGGTTTAATAATGCAGGGACTCCACTTCTCGGCTACTTCGACGCTGCAGAGAGGAGGTCCTCTGACTATAGCGACACTCACTCCAGTTCCACCTTGCCTTTCTGATGCCTCTTCATTCTCGAATAGGGACTTACTGTGTCGTCCATCACAAAGTCATAGAGCACTTTTACCCAGGAATGGTAGTGTGGGAGACTGTCATAGTACTCGGCTGCGATTTTCCTCACCTAGAAGGGAACAAACACAGCAAGATGAATGATGAGTATTCACTGAGTCCTGGGAAAGATGACAGACGAAGGTCTGACACCAACTCGGAGAAGAGAAACCAGGagaccttccttcctcctccctctccaaaaACAAACTAATAAATAAAAGCAGCAGTTTGGGGACTTCTAAAGAGAAAGCAGTTTGCATTTCAACAGTAAAATATGCTTGATCCTCTAGGACTACTGACTCGTTCCTATCAAGCTCTGAGGCACTAAATATCTGCTGTATTTGTAGAACTTGGCACTTGGATTCTAATGACACATACAACCCAATTGACTTGGTACCTTTCAAGCAAGTACTGCACGGCCAGCATTGTAGGATATTGTAGGATATAAAGATAACAGCTGACCCTTGCCATTAAGGCACCTGCAAATACTAATAAATTGTTGTGGCACGTCAATTAGATAGAGTTAAGCACTTATCGAGTGTGCAATTCTGCTGTCTCAAGTTGAAAAcgtcttttaaaaaatgactacTGCGAGTGTGATTAGCAAGCAAAACAAGTTAGTGCTGAGTAATAAGTTCTGCGGTTTCATCAAAATGTACAAAAACTATCCTAAAAAATCCCAaaggagggccagcccagtggcttagtggttaaagtgcgcgcactccgctgctggcggcccgggttcggatcctgggcgcaccgacgcactgcttctctggccatgctgaggccgcgtcccacatacagcaactagaaggacgtgcagctatgacatacaactatctactggggctttggggagaagaaaataaataaataaaatctttaaaacaaaacaaaaaaatcccaaaggaaaacaaaaaagcagaatccaacatggtgaaaacagacagcaagaaaaagaaagaaaagaatgttcaAGTTTGAATTAGTCCTTGAATTTGGGAAATGTACTATTTTCTAGCTGTGGAGCAGATTAGTATCCAACTCGCaaggaagaattaatgccaaacAGAGCTTTTCACGTGGGTGTTCACAGTCAGAAAAAACACTGCGTGATGTGATACTTTTGATCAAAACTTCCCCAAATTCTCTCATGAATAAGGATGATCTACAGACCACATACATGCAAATAAACCTGGATCCTAATCCACATTGAACTTATGTCAAAGCCAGTAGCAACCAAGTTATTTTAACAGCTAGAATACAAGACACTACCTTCTGAAAAAATAACATGACAGAGCCAGTTTAGATCCCAAATAAGCATTCTGAGTCAAGACACTCTTTAACactaaaaacacattaaaaatcataaaatgaaaaagtttataatttgtacattttaaaaaatatataaagtcaaaaatcaataaattccTTAATACTAggattagagggccggccccgtggcttagcggttaagtgcgtgcgttctgctactggcggcccgggttcggatcctgggcgtgcaccgacgcaccacttctccagccatgtgaggctgcgtcccacatacagcaactaaacggatgtgcaactatgacatacaactatctactggggctttgagggaaaaaaaaaggaggattggcaatagatgttagctcagagccggtcttcctcagcaaaaagaggaggattagcacagatgttagctcagggctgatcttcctcccccccgcaaaaaaaaaaaaaaaattaaaaaatcaaaaccctGTTATTGTGCTAAAAATGTTCTAAGATTGAttatagtgatggttgcacaactccgtAAACAATCTAAAAACcgttgaattgtacattttaaatgggtgaattgtttaTATGAgttatatctccataaagctgTTCAAAAGAACCTTGTTCTACATACCTATTCACAATGTGATAGTTATATGTAAAGTGACTCCTTAATGTAACTACTCAATAAATACCAGGTATTTATTAAGGCAAACAGAACAAGATAGTCCTTGACATACACCACAGAAAAAGCAGGAAAGGGATGACTAGAGACTTTGAGGACATCTGTTAGTTTAGCTAAGGAGTCAAGACAGCATGAAACGGAGGCGAAAATGAACAGTCACTGACGAACCACAGCCTTAAGTCATGTCTGAACTGAACTAAGTTTTCAGTTCGGGGACTGCCCAAGAAAATTACAAGTAATAGCATGTGGTTTATGTTGGAAAAAATTCTTTTGTTCAAAGGGCAACCAGCTTTCTCCATAACCtcttgaaaaaaataagtaaaaattcacTTTCCTAGTTCGAGAAGAGACAAAGGAAGGCCACATACTGTTCGGGCCAGCACATGGACAGGTGACATAAAACAGCTGTGCTGGCATCATGTTACACTGGTGTCAAAGCTGTCTGCAGACACTGGTGTGGTGTGTTTTTgcccaaaattttattttgaaaaatgtaaaacctACAGAAAAATTGGAAGACTAGGAAAACAAATACCCATATGCCCTTTACCTAGGTCCACCAATTAACACTATGTCACAGTCACCTTCTTTCTCTGTACATAACGTACACCACATACTTTGCTTTCTTTGCTGAATCTTTTGAGAGTAAGCTGCAGACAATATGTGACAACTGACCCCTAATAATTCACCCCTAAATATTCAACATGTatcttctgagaacagggacggACATTCTCCTCAAAATCattaataccattatcacacccaAGAAATTCAACACTGACACAATATTATCTATTACACGGTCCAGACTCAGAATTTCCCCACTGACCCAATGTCCTctctagatttttctttcctctacTGGGAATCCAATCAATAATCAaatgtttgggccggccccgcggcttagtggttaggtgacgtgctccgctgctggcggcctgggttcggatcccgggtgtgcaccaacgcaccgcttctccggccatgctgaggccgcctcccacatacagcaactagaaggatgtgcagctaggacatacaactatctactggggctttggggggaaaaataaataaataaataaaattattaaaaaaaaatcaaatgttacATTTAGTATCATGTTGTGTGTGAGTTTTTAAACGGTCAACATTTAAAAACTTAAGAGGAAATCTATAAAATTTGATTGCGTGGATGAGATACATAAAATATCTGGCTAGGGTTCCCTTATagcttaaaaaaatcaagaaaaactaTTATTACACTTCATACTTATTACCGTTTTTAGAATCATGGAAacatttttttgataaaagaactGTAAAAGCTACCCATTTTGAAGATGGGAAGTCTAATAAGAGaattcaccagaaagaaaagtgaagtTAGGAAGGTGGTCCCgttctggaaaggaagaaaggatgagggtgaaaatgtcttctttcatttactcCACAAACAATACACTAAAAGTCTACCGTGAAGGGACACTGACGGTCCCTGCCTGCAGCAAGTCTGTAGTACTGGAAATCGATGTGCCTTTTTTTGCAGATCAATTACACAGGCTATGTGCATTGATTTTGCAGATCAGTTATGTAGGACATCTGTTCTTCACAATAAGCCAATGCATAACTTTTAGCTCAACCTATTCAGTTTAACAGTGATGACAGTTAACATGAACTTCCGCTTACTTCACAGAGGGATTTCGTTTTCCTTTTCtgaatcactttctttttttttaatttcagtttttcatttgtattacttttttaaaaatttttttttcacttttttcatttatttttttttggcgaggaagattggccctgagctaacatccgttgccaatcttcctctttttgattgaggaagattgttgctgagctaacatgtatgccAACCTCCtcctattctgtatgtgggatgctgccacagcatggcttgatgagtagtgtaggtccatgcctgggatctgaacccatgaaccctgggccaccaaagcagagcacatgaacttaaccaatacgctaccaggctggccctgaatcACTTTCTAAGTTAGCAGATTTTGCAGATCCAACACTTCCAAACCCTAGGCTGAGGGATCCAGGAGCGTGAACTCTGTAAAATTAGGCTGGAGGACTCAGGACTTACACTCTTGTTTTCTCTGATGAGTGGCCTAGATGGGCAAAATATACTTGATTCCTTTTTAAATGAGCAAGTCAAGACTAATTTTGATCAGATAACCATCAGAAGTTAGAACACGTATCAAATCCTTTACTTACCAGTGGAAGGCTTTTGCCGGGAATGTTGGGGAAGTCGTGGTGTTCATTATGGTAACCTACATTGAAGGTAAGTAAATTCAGAGGCCCATAATATGAGTAAGTTTCATGTCCCTTTAAGAACATGTAATGTTCAgctataaaatgtccagaaattGGGTGCAAACCTAGACCGAGTAAGGATGCTGCCAACATGTAGACTAATGATTTAATTCCAAAAACGTAGTAAATTATAATGTTGAAAGTGATCTGGATCACAGTATTGATAATTTCCAGATAAGAAATTGGTTTGGGGTTGATGAAGAGAGGTCGAAACGCATAAAAGAGAGGTTGAAGAATGACCCATATAAACTTTCTGAAAGTGGTACAGAAGAACCAGCCTTCAAAATCAGTTGGAATATCCACATCGATGCCGTCACCTCCAAGGTACCGATGATGATCCATGTGATACCTCTTAAAGGAAATTGAATATGGAACACCAATAGGAAGATTAGCAAACATTCCAAACCAACGATTCCACATAGCTTTGTAGTGGCCAAAGGCGCTATTGTGGGAAACTTCATGAATAGCCAGAGTCATTGAATGGTTAATGCAACTGCCAAAGGCATACGCCCAAAATATGACCCATTTCCAGTCCAAGTCCTTTACTAAATAAAACGCCACCAACTGAGTGAGAACCATCAAAATTACAATCCATATCAAGTTGGGATCAGGTTTCATCAAGGATTTTATCTCTGGATACTTTgctgtaaagaaaaaacaaacaaaaaaatcaggaaCTGAGAAAAGTACATAATAGTTCTGTAACTATAATTAAATTAACACTCACTAAATTAAAATAACACATTAATTCTTTTTCCAAATCATTACATGCCCTCTATTGGAgactttatcaaatatttatctaCTACGGGAAGAAGTATATTCTAATAGTAAACTTACTAAATACCAGGTCACAACAAATTGAGAATAAATTAGCCTCAAAATCTAGACTCTCCACATTAACAGAAACATAGTCACAAATGAGTAAAGATTTCatgttaggggccagcccggtggcgcagtggttaaattcgagagctccgctttggcggcccagggtttgcaggttcggatcccgggcatgcaccgatgcactgcttgtcaagccatgctgtggtgacgtcccatataaagtagaggaagatgggcacggatgttagctcagggccaattttcctcggcaaaaagaggaggattggcgtcggatgttagctcagggctgatcttcctcacacacacaaaaaaattcatgttAGCCAATTCCCTTTTCACCCCTAACAATTCTttgtatattaaatttataagttTTACAAAGTTTCAATCAAAGTCTGGTAAATCCATGTGTCTGACAGAATATATGatatacatacttattaccaTATACTTATACATACCATATACATGCAATATATTTACATACttattatatacaatatattacaCACTTAGAGTCCATAATTTCCTTTATAATGACTAAATCACTTCTAGTTGCTGGTTGTAATTTCCAAGCATTTCCCTATTTTTAGACATTTAGATATATCTAAAATTTTTGCCAGTGTAGACTTTTTCTAGTCATCTGGAAATTAGGATAATTTCCAAAGAATTCTATGGATTTACAATGACACTTTCcctgtttatttttgtattcGAATTGTACGGTGCTAATTTGTGTtagattcttattttctttgttgaaTCTACATGCAAATATCCAAGTATTATGAAAAAGGCCAAGAACAAAAACTTGGTGTTTCAGGCAAGTGTCCCCTAAGAGCAAATGGAGGTTCTTCTCCGTATCCTACCAACCCAGACATCAAAAGCCAGATATAATGAATGCCTCTGGCTTTACGTGTTGTCAGGTACGTTTGACCCAGGATGGCAAAAGGAACAAGGACCTTTTTCTCGGGACAGCTCATTCAGAATGTTCTTGAGGAGACAAAGAATGCCAAAGAGCAGCTTCTTCATCCTCTTTTCTCTAAATGTGAAATGAGGAATACAATAACAGCTTAAAACGTGAGACAGGAAGTTATTTCAGTCCCGTTTTATACATAAGAAATAAGGGTAGCATTAACCCCAGGTGAATAACTCTCTAgtttctttcccttccccttttctctctctactcCTGAACATCTAATCTTTGTTAGGATGAGTTCATTTTATCAAATGTTAGGAATTTTCTAGGCAACAGACGAAAAAAAGTAATCCTACAGGCCTAGAAGTGAATTCgtctaaaattaattttcctgTTGTAAATGAAAAGTTCAAATAAGTCATTCATGAAAGTATGAGCATTTTTGAACAATTCTCCAACAACCGAATAACAGCTGTTCAGTTTATCGGTGGATAAGTAGTAATTCTTTTGtataagaaaactataaaacttgtaagaaaacagaagtaaatctttgtgatcttcgTGGTTTCTTAGTAAAATGACTAAAGAAAAAGtgacaaaaaatagataaactggactgaATCAAAAACTTTTATGTTGCAAGGTGTAGCAGTTAGGTCtgcgtgttccacttcagcggcccagggttggccagctcagatcctgggcacggacctactcatggctcatcaagccacgctgaggcgctgtcccacatagaaggacctacaactacgatatacaactatgtactggggctttggggaggaaaaaagaaaaagaggaagactggcaacagatgttagctcaggaccaatcttcctcaaaaaaaaaaaggccaactCTGAggctttaaaaaagcaaaaaactttTATGTTGCAAATgatatcatcaagaaagtgaaaagacaatccaccgaatgggaggaaatatttgcaaatcatacatctcaTAGGTGACTTGTATCTAGAGTACATAAGGAACTCTCAcgatttaaaattaataatctaaTTAAAAAGTAAGGcaagaatctgaatagatatttctccaaaacagaTATACAagcagccaataagcacatgaaagatgctcaacattattagcctttaggaaaatgcaaactgaAACCAAAATGAGACACCActccacacccactagaatggctgtaataaaaaagacaggcaataacaaggatgtggagaaattggaacctgcacacattgctggtgacaacggaaaatggtacagctggtgtggaaaagtttggcagttcctcaaaatgttaaacatacagttaccaacgacccagcaattctactcctacgttgctacccaagagaaatgaaaacagacatcCATACAATAACTTGtttatgaatgttcacagcagcattattcgtaaGAGTCAGTCAAAAcgtgaaaacaacccaaagtctaccaactgatgagtggatagatgaaatgtggtatattcatgcagtggaaaattattcagccacaaaaagaaatgaagtactgatatatgttacaacatggatgaaccttgaaactatgctaagtgaaagaagccagtcacaaaagaccaagtattgtatgatttcatttataagaaatgtccagaacagacaaatctatagagacagaaagtagatcagtagttgcctaggactgggtgggggtggggaggagacacAGGGACTGCTAATGAGCACAGGTTTCTCTTTGGGGTGACcaaaatgttctaaaaattaGATTGTAGTGATAGTTACACTACTCTGTGAATACATTAAAAaacactgagttgtacactttaaatgggtgaattttatagtttgtaaattatatcttaataaagctgttaaaaaatactgTTTCCCTGTGTAAGCATAGTAGTAAAGGGAgcatttcttttgatttattatttgacCCACTAATAATGGTCTAGTCTAGATATTTATTATTTGGCCTACTAATAATAGTCATTAATTTCAAATAGATGCCTTTTAAATGAACTTTTAATGTAACTCTGAATGTAAACTTAGTGTATAGATATTGCTTATTAAACATTATATCCATGTTCTCTCATGCCTCTCTCCACCAAAAACTTGACAAATTTCGGTATATTTCATTTAAGTATAATTTAAACAAATCTCCAGATTCTTATCTTCCCGGAGGTTATTCCATCTCCGCCTCTGAAATGGAACACTGAGCAGTATTTACACCTGCAGGAAAAATGATTATATTTTCATTGAGAAATATGCAGTCCTTTTCCTTTCCATGTGAAATGGTTCAGTGATAATAAGTTTGTGGAAAAAAAGCTCACTGTTGAGATAAGCATCAATAAGCACCTTCTTACTTCCTtaaatttgtgaattttaaatAGACAACTAAGTGCCAGGATTCAGGAGCCCGGTTTTACAGGGCAGACACCACATTATTCTTATGCAGTATGTTGATAAGACATCGATAAAATGTACCATATGCTATCTCCTATATGTTAAGTGATctgcaaaatacacattttaattaaaaataaaaagaaagaaagcatccGAGAACACAAAGTCTTTTCTTAAAAGGCTACCCTTAATAGCCACCGTAAAGGTTCAAGCTCCCaatttaaaatccattttaataGGATCAACTAACTCCTTTttgtaaaaacataaaatttctaACTTGAGATACTCCAGCAAAAATCAGGGGCCTGCTCTTTCTTTTTACAGGGCAAATGGATGCTGAGAAGAAAAACTAGGGAAATACTGTGTATGAGAAAGAATTCTTCCTACTCAATTTAGCACCCATTCGTTTCCTGGTTTTTGAGGCAACAGCAAAGAGGGTAAGAGCTTCTGCGTTGGAGGCACTCTAACTCAGATTAGAATTTCCCTCTAATATTTGCTTATTCACTCTTACCTCATACTTAAAACAGAGAAAACATCGACGTGGTTACTGGGAGGGGTAAATTGGGTAATGTCTGTAAAGCACTCAACACGTATGCCTAACATATCATCAAGACAacctgggagagaggagagaattcTCCACGTAATACACCAGCTCCAAATAGCTGAGCGCCTTACACCTCCAGGGAGTTGCATCAGGCCTAGTCAGCCTGCTGTAAAGGGCCCTAAATTAGCAGTCAGAGGACCAGCAGGCTCATCTTGGCAAGTCTTCCATACTCGGTCTTTTCATCCACCAAACCTGGATGGatgaaaaatacacagaaatccGCCCTTCTTGCGCCCCAGCCTCGCTGTGAGAATCAACGCGACACGTGAGCGCCCCAGGACCCATGAAAGCTCCCCCACCCCGTCCGAGGAGCCCCCGCGGTCACCCGCCCCGGGGCCCAGGGCGGCAGGCGGCCTCGCCAGGGTGGCTGGAGGGCGTCTGCGCGAGCGTGGCAGGCGTGCGGCCCCCAGATGCTCGGGGACCACGCCCTGCCTCCACACCCGGGCGcccgggaggagggggaggaggaaccGACGCCCAGCCGGGCACGGGGCTCTCCACGCGGGAGCATCTGCCCCAGGGTGGCCTCGCCGGGGGGGGGGGACACCGGGGTCTGCGACCCCCGCCCCAACCGGACGCCCGCGCTCGGGGCCGCGCCCGCGTCTCCGCGGAAGAGCCGGGGCCCCGTCCCTCCCCCCGGGCCTGAGCCCGGGACCGCCCGCCCCGCGCCTCGCCGGGCCTTCCCCGCGCGGCTGGGTGGCCGGGAGCCGGCCTGTAACGGGCCTCGGGCGCCCACGGGCGCGCAGGGCCCGGCGAGGAGAGCGCGCCCCGGCGGCGGGAGGCCGCGCGCACATAACGGGGCGCGGGCCCGGCCCTCACCCAGGATCTCCTGGCGCCGGCTGGCGTGGGGCTGGTCGGTGTAGACCCACTCGAAGTCTTCCCGCGACACGCGGCTCCccatggcggcggcggcggcggcgcgcgggcCCGCTCTCGCCTCTCGCTGCGGCCCGGCAGCTCCGAcgctgcggcggcggcggctccccGCTCGAGTCAGCGGCGGCGGGCGCAGCGGCCGAGCAGGCAGAGGCGGAGGCGGGGCCTCGAGGCTCCGCCCCCCgctccggccccgcccccggccgccGGCGGGCAACGTGACCCGAAGGCCGCCGCGGGCCGTGGGTGCGCGGCGCTGCGGGTGCCGTGCGGGGCCCCGGGATGCTGCGACCGGGCCGCCGCCTGGGATGCGGGGGCCCTCCCGCCTGTTCTGCCCGGGGCCCGCGCCCGAGCCGGGGAGAAAGgcgagaaaggaaggaaaggtctCAAGTTCAGTAAGGCGCCCTTTAGCGCCTCCtgggaaggctggagctgggtcaCGAGGCTCCCTGGTCATTAGTACCTGGCGAGTGGCCCAAGTTTTGTTTGCCTTCGGAAAGCAGATTATTCACTGAGGCATTTTTTTGGCTGCCTCCTTGAAATAACACCCCAGGAAACAATGTGGAGTGTGTGGCAATTAAAAGCtaattgagaaaaaagaaaacactgttgTTGAGAGGGAAAAATAAGGAATTTGTGGTTTTGCCTGAATAATTCTAGTGTGACCATTTCTCTCACGACGTGATTGCTCCACCTTATGTCTGTCACAGAACCTCTTCCCGAAAAAGTGGGTGTTTTTTGTTTCAAAATGAGTTACCACTTCTCCATtcaaaaagaaactttgactAAGATTAGGAAAAGGAAGATAACCAGACATGGTGTGCCTCAAAATAACACTCCGCGTGCGCGCACGCACAtgcgcgcgcgtgca encodes:
- the DEGS1 gene encoding sphingolipid delta(4)-desaturase DES1, translating into MGSRVSREDFEWVYTDQPHASRRQEILAKYPEIKSLMKPDPNLIWIVILMVLTQLVAFYLVKDLDWKWVIFWAYAFGSCINHSMTLAIHEVSHNSAFGHYKAMWNRWFGMFANLPIGVPYSISFKRYHMDHHRYLGGDGIDVDIPTDFEGWFFCTTFRKFIWVILQPLFYAFRPLFINPKPISYLEIINTVIQITFNIIIYYVFGIKSLVYMLAASLLGLGLHPISGHFIAEHYMFLKGHETYSYYGPLNLLTFNVGYHNEHHDFPNIPGKSLPLVRKIAAEYYDSLPHYHSWVKVLYDFVMDDTVSPYSRMKRHQKGKVELE